A genomic segment from Arenicella chitinivorans encodes:
- a CDS encoding dipeptidyl-peptidase 3 family protein yields the protein MKKTTIASALLLAASLAACEQQTATTAAEEQAATPAAEVATPVVTESAPEAEKPSRFDIYAEVELDVDLSSLSEQQKQMVSLLIDAAKITDEIFWLQVWGDKNELLSGIEDPKARQFAVYNYGPWDRLDADKPFIDGAGPRPAGARYYPADMSKEEFEAWEQEGKDGLYSIVKRAEDGSLSLVSYTEAYVDQITQVADLLQQASELAEDEGFANYLKLRAQALRTNDYQASDMAWMDNKTNQVEVVIGPIETYQDALFGYRAAFETFVLVKDMAWSERLARFAKYMPELQQGLPVPDQYKAEVPGSDADLNAYDMAYCAGDCNSGAKTIAINLPNDEQVQLEKGTRRLQLKNAMRAKFDKILLPISEQLIAEDQRKHITFDAFFANTMFHEVAHGLGIKNTITGNGTVRQALKEHASALEEGKADILGVYMIQALREKNEISEGELMDNYVTFLAGIFRSVRFGASSAHGRANMIRFNYFSDAGAFTRDEATGTYRVNRDAFEAAIKSLSEHLLILQGDGDYNKVAEFVEAKGSVSPQLQADLDHLAAASIPVDIVYKQGKDVLGL from the coding sequence ATGAAGAAAACTACTATCGCATCCGCACTATTGTTGGCTGCTTCCTTGGCTGCCTGTGAGCAGCAAACCGCCACAACTGCCGCCGAAGAGCAAGCTGCAACGCCTGCGGCTGAGGTCGCTACACCGGTTGTCACAGAGTCTGCCCCTGAGGCCGAAAAACCATCGCGATTCGACATCTACGCCGAAGTGGAGTTAGACGTCGACCTCAGCAGCCTGAGCGAGCAACAAAAACAGATGGTGAGTCTGTTGATCGACGCCGCCAAAATCACCGATGAAATTTTCTGGCTGCAAGTATGGGGCGACAAAAACGAGCTGCTTAGCGGTATTGAAGACCCAAAGGCACGTCAGTTTGCGGTGTACAACTACGGCCCATGGGATCGCCTCGATGCCGATAAACCGTTTATTGACGGTGCTGGCCCGCGCCCAGCTGGTGCACGTTACTACCCGGCTGACATGAGCAAAGAAGAGTTCGAAGCCTGGGAGCAAGAGGGCAAAGACGGTTTGTACTCTATTGTGAAGCGCGCCGAAGATGGCAGCTTGAGTTTGGTGTCTTACACCGAAGCGTACGTTGATCAAATCACCCAAGTCGCCGACTTACTGCAACAGGCGTCTGAACTGGCTGAAGACGAAGGCTTTGCCAATTATCTGAAGTTGCGTGCACAAGCACTCCGCACTAACGACTACCAAGCGTCGGACATGGCTTGGATGGACAATAAAACCAATCAGGTTGAAGTCGTGATTGGCCCGATCGAAACCTATCAAGACGCCTTGTTTGGCTATCGCGCTGCGTTTGAAACCTTCGTGTTGGTCAAGGATATGGCGTGGAGCGAACGCTTGGCGCGATTTGCAAAATACATGCCGGAACTGCAACAAGGTTTACCCGTGCCGGATCAGTACAAAGCAGAGGTGCCAGGTTCCGACGCCGACTTGAACGCGTATGACATGGCCTATTGCGCGGGCGACTGTAACTCGGGTGCCAAAACGATTGCCATCAATCTGCCAAACGACGAGCAAGTACAACTCGAAAAAGGCACGCGTCGCTTGCAGTTGAAAAACGCCATGCGCGCCAAATTCGACAAAATTTTGCTGCCAATTTCGGAGCAGTTAATTGCCGAAGACCAACGCAAACACATCACCTTCGATGCCTTCTTTGCCAACACCATGTTTCACGAAGTGGCGCACGGCCTCGGCATTAAGAACACCATCACCGGCAACGGCACAGTGCGTCAAGCGCTCAAAGAACATGCCTCGGCACTCGAAGAAGGCAAGGCCGATATCCTCGGCGTGTATATGATTCAAGCCCTGCGTGAGAAGAATGAGATCAGCGAAGGCGAACTCATGGACAACTACGTCACCTTCCTCGCCGGTATCTTCCGTTCAGTTCGCTTTGGTGCCAGTAGCGCACACGGTCGAGCCAACATGATTCGCTTCAACTACTTCAGCGACGCCGGTGCATTCACGCGTGACGAAGCAACTGGAACCTACCGAGTAAATCGTGACGCCTTCGAAGCCGCAATCAAATCCTTGAGCGAGCATTTACTCATATTACAAGGCGATGGCGACTACAACAAAGTCGCCGAATTTGTCGAAGCTAAAGGCTCAGTCAGCCCACAACTACAAGCGGACCTAGACCACTTAGCCGCCGCCAGCATCCCAGTAGACATCGTCTACAAGCAAGGCAAAGACGTGTTAGGTTTGTAA
- a CDS encoding M14 family metallopeptidase: MTEPSNYPIGTPGKKWGDAERQQWLDAQSVKRRYQDQVLNALSQLPKGFQCVQYGALSYNPARYPLFTIQPKSWDSNKLTALVTGGVHGYETSGVQGALRFIHTKASAYADRFNLVIAPCISPWAYETINRWNPFAVDPNRSFVTDSPAEESAALMAYIESLDCTFDLHIDLHETTDTDNSEFRPALAARDNVTHKIWDIPDGFYLVGDSENPQHDLQGHIIQAVSKVTHIAPADADGRIIGEPITQTGVINYPVKALGLCTGLTSAAFGTTTEVYPDSPKVDDENCILAQVAAITSALDYVAAKLAD, from the coding sequence ATGACCGAACCCTCTAATTACCCTATCGGCACACCCGGCAAAAAATGGGGCGACGCTGAACGACAACAATGGCTCGACGCACAGTCCGTCAAACGGCGCTACCAGGATCAGGTTTTAAACGCGCTTTCGCAGCTGCCCAAAGGCTTTCAGTGTGTTCAATACGGCGCACTGAGCTACAACCCGGCGCGCTACCCCCTGTTCACCATTCAGCCTAAGAGCTGGGATTCGAATAAGCTAACCGCTCTGGTGACCGGTGGCGTGCACGGTTATGAAACCAGTGGTGTGCAAGGCGCACTGCGCTTTATTCACACCAAGGCATCAGCCTACGCTGATCGATTCAATCTGGTCATTGCGCCCTGCATTAGTCCCTGGGCCTATGAAACGATTAATCGTTGGAACCCCTTTGCGGTCGACCCTAACCGTTCATTCGTCACAGACAGCCCGGCAGAGGAATCAGCCGCGTTGATGGCGTATATCGAGTCATTAGATTGCACCTTTGATTTGCATATTGACCTGCACGAGACCACCGATACCGACAACTCCGAGTTCCGACCAGCATTGGCTGCACGCGACAACGTGACACACAAAATCTGGGATATTCCGGATGGCTTTTACCTGGTTGGCGACAGCGAGAACCCTCAGCACGACCTGCAAGGCCACATCATTCAGGCGGTTTCGAAGGTGACGCACATTGCGCCAGCAGACGCCGATGGACGCATTATTGGTGAGCCAATCACTCAGACTGGTGTGATTAATTACCCGGTGAAAGCACTTGGCCTGTGCACCGGGTTAACGAGTGCCGCGTTTGGCACCACAACGGAGGTGTATCCGGACAGCCCCAAAGTCGACGACGAAAATTGCATCTTGGCCCAGGTTGCCGCGATAACCAGCGCGCTAGACTACGTTGCAGCCAAGTTGGCAGATTAG
- a CDS encoding AMP nucleosidase codes for MKTKKEIVENWLPRYTGMELDKFGEYILLTNFANYLDNFAKQTGAEVVGRDRPMPCATGGGITMINFGMGSPNTATICDLLSAIKPKAVLFLGKCGGLKKKNSVGDLILPIAAIRGEGTSNDYMLPEVPALPAFALQKAISTTIRDHKRDYWTGTVYTTNRRVWEHDKRFKRYLGKTRAMAIDMETATLFSAAFKNKFSAGALLLVSDVPMTPEGVKTDASDAIATKSHADMHVEIGIDSLKQLINNALTVKHLQF; via the coding sequence ATGAAAACTAAAAAAGAAATTGTAGAAAACTGGCTGCCCCGCTATACCGGGATGGAGCTGGATAAGTTTGGTGAGTACATCTTACTGACCAATTTTGCCAATTATTTGGATAACTTTGCCAAGCAAACTGGCGCCGAAGTCGTCGGTCGAGACCGCCCCATGCCCTGTGCAACCGGTGGTGGTATTACCATGATCAATTTTGGCATGGGTTCACCCAATACCGCGACCATCTGCGACCTGTTGAGCGCAATTAAGCCGAAGGCCGTTTTGTTCCTTGGTAAGTGTGGTGGGCTGAAAAAGAAGAATTCGGTGGGGGATTTGATTCTGCCGATCGCCGCGATTCGGGGTGAAGGTACCAGCAACGACTACATGCTACCCGAAGTGCCAGCATTACCGGCGTTCGCGCTGCAAAAAGCCATCAGTACCACGATTCGTGACCACAAGCGCGACTACTGGACAGGAACGGTGTACACCACCAATCGGCGAGTTTGGGAGCATGACAAACGGTTTAAACGCTACCTAGGCAAAACCCGTGCCATGGCGATCGACATGGAGACCGCGACCTTATTCTCAGCAGCATTCAAGAATAAATTTTCCGCTGGCGCTTTGTTGTTGGTCAGCGATGTGCCGATGACGCCAGAAGGCGTCAAAACCGATGCCAGCGATGCGATTGCCACCAAGAGCCATGCCGACATGCACGTGGAAATCGGTATTGATAGTCTCAAGCAGCTGATCAATAACGCGCTCACCGTGAAACACTTGCAGTTTTAG
- a CDS encoding YbjQ family protein, with product MLELVIFVTLLGLGYGVGSYREKNHYADLAVREQALGHITVFDHKLPADHGFQAGGDLVVGNVVVSSDYFKTVVATIKKFFGGRLRSYETLLERGRREAILRMKQMAKEQGADCIYNVRFETAATSQGASNTLSSVEVLVYGSAVRR from the coding sequence ATGCTTGAGCTTGTTATCTTTGTTACCCTGCTGGGGCTTGGGTACGGCGTGGGCTCGTACCGCGAGAAAAACCACTACGCAGACCTGGCGGTGCGTGAACAGGCCTTGGGCCATATCACGGTATTTGATCACAAGCTCCCCGCTGATCATGGTTTTCAAGCGGGCGGTGATTTGGTGGTAGGCAACGTGGTCGTGTCCTCGGATTACTTCAAAACCGTGGTGGCCACCATCAAGAAATTTTTTGGTGGTCGGTTACGCAGCTACGAAACATTGTTGGAGCGTGGTCGCCGCGAAGCGATTCTGCGTATGAAACAGATGGCCAAGGAGCAAGGCGCAGATTGTATCTATAACGTGCGATTTGAGACCGCTGCGACCTCGCAGGGTGCCTCGAACACCTTGAGCTCAGTCGAAGTGCTGGTCTATGGCAGCGCGGTGCGGCGATAA
- a CDS encoding YbjQ family protein, giving the protein MLISNMEVIPGRTIKQHLGLVQGSTVRAKHVGRDIMAGFKNILGGELVGYTELMSEAREEAKERMLAQAQQLGANGVINVRFATASVAQGAAELFAYGTAVILDDA; this is encoded by the coding sequence GTGCTGATATCGAATATGGAAGTCATTCCGGGTAGAACCATCAAACAACACCTTGGCTTGGTGCAGGGCAGTACCGTGCGTGCTAAACACGTCGGTCGCGACATTATGGCGGGGTTTAAAAACATTCTGGGTGGCGAGCTAGTCGGCTACACCGAACTCATGAGTGAGGCGCGTGAAGAAGCTAAGGAACGCATGCTGGCACAAGCACAACAGCTGGGTGCTAACGGCGTTATCAATGTGCGTTTCGCCACTGCCTCTGTTGCGCAAGGTGCGGCCGAGTTGTTTGCGTACGGTACGGCCGTGATACTCGACGATGCTTGA
- a CDS encoding VOC family protein, whose product MSLQYLHSMLRVGNLDAALDFFCNKLGLIETNRMENEAGRFTLVFLAAPHDLARAKQDKAPLVELTYNWDENQYDGGRSFGHLAYRVDDIYALCQSLMDQGVVINRPPRDGHMAFIRTPDGISIELLQKGDALPAEEPWASMPNTGTW is encoded by the coding sequence ATGAGCTTACAATATCTGCACAGCATGTTGCGCGTTGGTAATCTAGACGCGGCACTGGATTTCTTCTGTAATAAATTGGGTCTAATCGAGACCAATCGCATGGAAAATGAGGCCGGTCGCTTTACGCTGGTGTTCCTGGCCGCACCGCACGATCTTGCACGGGCCAAACAAGATAAAGCCCCGCTGGTGGAACTCACCTACAACTGGGATGAAAACCAATACGACGGTGGTCGCAGTTTCGGTCATCTGGCTTATCGCGTTGACGACATTTACGCGCTTTGTCAGTCGCTGATGGACCAAGGTGTGGTGATTAACCGGCCACCTCGTGATGGGCATATGGCGTTTATCCGAACACCGGATGGCATCTCCATCGAATTGCTGCAAAAAGGCGATGCGTTACCAGCTGAGGAGCCATGGGCGTCTATGCCGAATACCGGCACCTGGTAG
- the hemB gene encoding porphobilinogen synthase — protein MTNRQYPTTRMRRARSAKFARRLMRETTLSISDLILPVFVIEGENRTEAVPSMPGVERMTMDLVVNKATRLDQLGVPAIALFPVVGEANKSLMAEEAYNPDGLAQRTVRAIKQAVPEIGVITDVALDPFTVHGQDGILDEAGYVLNDETISVLVKQAVSHAEAGADIVAPSDMMDGRVAEIRAALELEGFVNTQIMAYSAKYASAFYGPFRDAVGSAGNLAGADKYTYQMDVANSDEAVHEVQLDVAEGADYVMVKPGLPYLDIVQRIKSELQVPTMVYQVSGEYAMLKAAAQQGWLNERDCVLESLLCIKRAGADAILTYFAEDVAHWLTTEKN, from the coding sequence ATGACGAACAGACAATATCCTACCACCCGTATGCGGCGTGCCCGCAGCGCTAAATTTGCCAGACGCCTGATGCGTGAGACCACCTTAAGCATCAGCGACCTAATTCTACCGGTGTTTGTGATTGAAGGCGAAAACCGCACAGAAGCGGTGCCGTCAATGCCCGGTGTGGAGCGCATGACCATGGATCTGGTGGTGAACAAAGCCACTCGGTTGGATCAATTGGGTGTGCCGGCGATCGCGTTATTTCCGGTCGTTGGCGAAGCAAACAAATCGTTAATGGCAGAAGAAGCATACAATCCTGATGGTCTGGCCCAGCGCACAGTCCGAGCCATCAAGCAGGCGGTGCCAGAGATTGGTGTGATTACCGATGTCGCACTCGACCCATTTACGGTGCATGGTCAGGACGGAATTCTGGATGAGGCTGGCTATGTATTAAATGACGAAACGATCAGCGTTCTGGTCAAGCAAGCGGTGTCGCACGCCGAGGCCGGTGCCGATATTGTTGCGCCGTCGGACATGATGGACGGACGCGTGGCGGAAATTCGTGCTGCGCTGGAGCTTGAAGGCTTCGTAAACACCCAGATCATGGCCTATTCGGCCAAATACGCATCGGCATTTTATGGCCCGTTTCGAGACGCAGTTGGGTCGGCCGGCAATTTAGCGGGCGCAGACAAGTACACGTATCAAATGGACGTGGCGAATTCGGATGAAGCGGTGCATGAAGTCCAGTTAGACGTGGCCGAAGGCGCAGACTATGTCATGGTGAAACCAGGCTTGCCCTATCTGGATATCGTGCAACGCATCAAGTCGGAGTTACAAGTGCCAACCATGGTGTATCAGGTCAGCGGGGAATACGCCATGCTTAAAGCGGCGGCACAACAAGGTTGGCTCAATGAGCGCGACTGCGTACTGGAGTCACTATTGTGCATAAAACGAGCTGGTGCTGACGCGATCCTCACCTACTTTGCGGAAGATGTCGCACACTGGCTAACCACTGAGAAAAACTGA
- the mtgA gene encoding monofunctional biosynthetic peptidoglycan transglycosylase — protein MSELMRPTRSNAEVQRRRLRSNFIGKQPNEPRARRYRRGRRKRGWFWRWTFRLILLVCFISALPMVVLRYYNPPTSSFIELNIRNNNTNIKHKWVDFEDISLYFPNAVIASEDQQFPNHFGFDIKQIREVLEDRENGISRGASTITQQTVKNLFLWPKRSYLRKGLEAWLVVWMELIVPKQRILELYVNFAQFGKSVFGIGAASEYYFGVPARDLTPYQSALIAASLPTPSRSNPADPSDYLKERAAYIQDQMPRVGGRRMVRDL, from the coding sequence ATGTCTGAATTAATGCGACCTACCCGCTCAAATGCGGAAGTGCAGCGCCGGCGTCTGCGCAGCAATTTTATTGGTAAGCAGCCGAATGAACCACGCGCTCGCAGGTACCGTCGAGGTCGACGCAAACGTGGCTGGTTTTGGCGCTGGACGTTTCGATTGATCCTGTTGGTTTGTTTTATCTCGGCCTTACCCATGGTGGTGCTGCGATACTACAATCCGCCGACCAGCAGTTTCATCGAGCTGAACATTCGTAACAACAATACAAATATCAAACATAAATGGGTCGATTTCGAGGACATCTCCTTGTATTTCCCGAATGCGGTAATCGCCTCAGAAGATCAGCAGTTTCCGAATCACTTTGGGTTTGATATCAAGCAGATACGCGAGGTGCTTGAGGATCGTGAGAACGGCATTTCGCGCGGTGCCAGCACGATTACCCAACAGACCGTCAAAAACCTGTTTCTATGGCCCAAACGCAGCTACCTGCGCAAAGGACTGGAAGCTTGGCTCGTGGTTTGGATGGAGTTGATTGTGCCTAAACAACGGATTCTGGAGTTGTACGTCAATTTTGCACAATTCGGTAAATCGGTATTTGGTATCGGTGCCGCCAGTGAGTATTATTTCGGCGTTCCAGCGCGTGACCTAACGCCGTATCAGTCGGCCTTGATCGCGGCCAGTTTGCCAACACCATCGCGCTCCAATCCCGCTGACCCATCAGACTATCTGAAAGAGCGCGCGGCGTATATTCAAGATCAAATGCCGCGCGTAGGTGGCCGCCGCATGGTGCGGGACCTATAG
- a CDS encoding GspE/PulE family protein, with product MPIDKLTHKSILKAMFKDQMISVAEAKRIDANLLNDHTDLMHPLAGIAKSLPTHEQTGTKITLEYLSEWFAKQVDIPYFVIDPLKIDIGSVTQVVAPQFAKKHGFLAVSNSPEFVTLAVKDPFDLSWKDDLEGLLRKEIHIVFANPNEVDRYVSEFYTLANSISRSTISDERTGVSIQQNLEQLVDLGRRGQLDAEDHHIVQLVDWLLQYAFEQRASDIHLEPRKAMGEMRFRIDGILHHAYQVPPNVLLAIIGRLKTLGRMDIAEKRRPLDGRLKTRTPDDKEIELRLSTIPTAMGEKMVMRIFDPEVLQRGFEQLGLSDRELSVWNQLTSHTNGIILVTGPTGSGKTTTLYSTLKQLATSEVNVCTIEDPIEMVEPSFNQIQVHASIDLTFAAGVKALLRQDPDIIMIGEIRDLHTAEMAIQAALTGHLVLSTLHTNDSPSAITRLLELGVPAYLINATVLGVMAQRLVRTLCPSCKQPDELDPAVWASFTDGMDLELEAPCKPVGCIECRQTGFLGRVGLYEMLEMTSTLKTRVKPDSDLETLRAQTKTDGLLTLRHSGAKKISQGLTTIEEVLRVTPFVA from the coding sequence ATGCCGATTGATAAATTAACACACAAGTCGATCTTGAAGGCGATGTTCAAAGATCAGATGATTTCTGTGGCCGAAGCTAAACGCATTGATGCAAATTTGCTCAATGATCACACCGATCTGATGCATCCGCTGGCTGGTATCGCCAAAAGCCTGCCAACCCATGAGCAGACGGGCACAAAAATAACGTTGGAGTACTTGTCTGAGTGGTTTGCCAAGCAAGTCGACATACCGTATTTCGTCATCGATCCACTGAAGATCGATATCGGTTCAGTGACACAAGTGGTGGCACCGCAGTTTGCTAAAAAACACGGATTTCTGGCCGTCAGTAACTCGCCCGAGTTCGTCACGCTGGCGGTCAAGGACCCCTTTGATCTGTCCTGGAAAGACGACCTCGAAGGTTTGTTGCGCAAAGAAATTCATATTGTGTTCGCCAACCCGAACGAAGTTGACCGGTATGTCTCAGAGTTCTACACGCTTGCTAATTCAATCAGCCGTTCAACGATTTCCGACGAGCGCACTGGTGTCAGTATTCAGCAAAACTTGGAACAACTGGTCGACCTGGGACGTCGCGGCCAGCTGGACGCCGAAGACCACCACATCGTGCAGCTGGTGGATTGGCTATTGCAGTACGCGTTTGAACAGCGTGCCAGCGATATCCACCTGGAACCACGCAAAGCCATGGGAGAAATGCGCTTTCGAATTGATGGTATCTTGCATCACGCGTATCAAGTTCCGCCTAACGTACTACTGGCAATTATCGGTCGCCTGAAAACCCTCGGGCGTATGGATATCGCCGAGAAACGACGTCCCTTGGATGGCCGCTTGAAAACGCGCACGCCGGACGATAAAGAAATCGAACTACGTCTATCCACCATCCCGACCGCCATGGGTGAGAAGATGGTGATGCGGATTTTTGACCCTGAAGTTTTGCAGCGTGGTTTCGAACAGCTTGGCTTGAGTGATCGTGAGTTAAGCGTATGGAACCAGCTAACCTCGCATACTAATGGCATCATTCTGGTCACCGGTCCGACCGGGTCCGGTAAAACCACTACGTTGTATTCCACGCTCAAACAGTTGGCCACCAGCGAAGTCAATGTGTGTACCATTGAAGATCCGATCGAGATGGTTGAGCCCTCTTTCAATCAAATTCAGGTGCATGCGTCGATTGATCTGACCTTTGCTGCTGGCGTCAAGGCTTTGCTGCGGCAGGACCCGGATATCATCATGATCGGTGAGATCCGTGATCTGCACACCGCGGAGATGGCGATCCAAGCGGCGCTGACTGGTCATTTAGTTTTATCCACATTGCACACCAACGATTCGCCGTCCGCCATAACGCGATTACTGGAGTTGGGTGTGCCGGCTTATCTTATCAATGCCACGGTGCTGGGTGTGATGGCGCAGCGATTAGTGCGCACCTTGTGCCCGAGCTGTAAGCAGCCGGATGAACTGGATCCGGCCGTATGGGCAAGTTTTACGGATGGCATGGACTTGGAGCTCGAGGCGCCTTGCAAACCCGTGGGTTGTATCGAGTGCCGCCAAACGGGTTTCCTAGGGCGCGTCGGTTTGTATGAGATGCTGGAGATGACCTCCACGTTGAAAACCCGAGTGAAGCCTGACTCCGACCTTGAAACGCTGCGCGCTCAAACCAAAACCGATGGTTTACTGACCTTGCGTCACAGTGGCGCGAAGAAAATCTCTCAAGGGCTCACGACCATCGAAGAAGTATTGCGCGTTACCCCATTTGTGGCGTAA
- a CDS encoding serine/threonine protein kinase, whose amino-acid sequence MIKLLDNAFANLSPDEVLNSIERFGFQCDGRLLALNSYENRVYRVGLADGQSLVAKFYRPHRWTDDAILEEHQFTEELADLEIPVVAPMNVDGQTLLKTEAHRIALFINRGGRAPDLESDEHLEQLGRFMGRIHRVSQSGVFAFRPTLDSNSFGYEPREFILQNGFIPADLVDAYTSLTEQLLKEVALCYERAGEVRMIRTHGDCHPSNILWTDDGPHIVDFDDARMAPAVQDLWMFLAGDRADQTVALDAVLAGYTEFCDFDARELHLIEALRTLRLIHYFGWLAKRWDDPAFKLAFPWFNTQRCWEDHILSLREQAAVLHEEPLVWYG is encoded by the coding sequence GTGATCAAACTTCTAGATAATGCCTTTGCCAACCTGTCGCCCGATGAAGTGTTAAATAGTATCGAGCGATTTGGATTTCAATGTGACGGTCGACTTTTAGCACTGAATAGTTATGAAAATCGAGTGTATCGTGTTGGCCTAGCAGACGGTCAAAGTCTGGTGGCCAAGTTCTATCGACCGCACCGGTGGACCGATGATGCGATTCTAGAGGAACACCAGTTTACTGAGGAATTGGCGGATCTAGAGATTCCGGTGGTCGCACCCATGAACGTCGACGGTCAGACATTACTTAAAACTGAAGCACACCGAATTGCCTTATTTATTAATCGCGGAGGTCGTGCGCCGGACCTGGAAAGTGATGAACATCTGGAGCAACTTGGTCGTTTTATGGGGCGTATTCACCGTGTAAGTCAAAGCGGGGTGTTTGCGTTTCGACCAACATTGGATTCGAACTCGTTTGGTTATGAACCGCGCGAGTTTATTTTGCAAAATGGGTTTATCCCTGCGGACCTAGTTGATGCTTACACGTCCTTAACGGAGCAGCTGCTTAAAGAAGTGGCGTTGTGTTATGAGCGCGCTGGCGAAGTGCGCATGATTCGTACCCATGGTGATTGTCACCCGAGCAATATTTTGTGGACTGATGATGGACCACATATCGTGGATTTTGATGACGCGCGCATGGCGCCAGCAGTACAAGATTTATGGATGTTCCTTGCTGGCGATCGTGCGGATCAGACCGTCGCGTTGGATGCGGTTTTAGCTGGCTATACCGAGTTTTGTGATTTCGATGCGCGGGAATTGCACCTTATCGAAGCCTTGCGGACACTGCGCTTGATCCATTATTTCGGGTGGCTGGCCAAACGGTGGGACGACCCGGCCTTTAAATTAGCTTTCCCTTGGTTTAATACGCAGCGTTGCTGGGAGGACCATATTCTCAGCCTGCGAGAGCAGGCGGCGGTCCTGCACGAAGAACCGCTAGTCTGGTACGGTTAA
- a CDS encoding glycerophosphodiester phosphodiesterase family protein has protein sequence MVDNGEDDLLVTSDDLRLEGAPPILVAHRGYSGRYPENTLLAYEAAYQHGARFMELDLQMTVDHVPILHHDVSLARMAGIDVDIRDTQAKHIKAMRASYPARFATEFNDNPFTTFKKYAKWVATVPEVTTFVEIKQESIDRFGIPLFVDQVEHCINKTNTATQCVIISFNADVIDYTRKTASLRTGWVLPAWNDQTEAIAQRLQPDFIFCDKNLLPTEDEQIWRGNWEWAIYNLDDVPSAIQMANRGMHYLETNQIGTLMRHDGLANRRPKTP, from the coding sequence ATGGTGGATAACGGGGAGGACGATTTGCTTGTAACGAGTGACGATCTTCGGTTGGAAGGTGCACCGCCGATTCTGGTGGCACATCGGGGTTATTCAGGACGCTACCCTGAAAATACATTGTTGGCTTATGAGGCAGCCTATCAACATGGCGCGCGCTTTATGGAGCTGGATCTGCAAATGACAGTGGATCACGTACCGATTTTACATCACGATGTGAGCCTGGCTCGGATGGCTGGCATAGACGTGGATATTCGTGACACCCAAGCTAAACACATTAAAGCCATGCGGGCCAGCTACCCGGCCCGGTTCGCCACCGAGTTCAATGACAACCCCTTCACTACGTTTAAGAAATACGCCAAATGGGTCGCCACAGTGCCGGAAGTCACGACGTTTGTCGAGATCAAACAGGAGTCGATTGATCGGTTTGGCATCCCTTTGTTTGTCGATCAGGTCGAGCATTGTATCAACAAAACAAACACCGCTACACAATGCGTGATTATTTCATTCAACGCCGATGTCATTGACTACACACGAAAAACTGCGTCACTTCGAACCGGCTGGGTTCTGCCGGCGTGGAATGACCAAACAGAAGCCATCGCTCAGCGACTGCAACCAGACTTCATATTCTGTGACAAAAACTTATTGCCGACAGAGGACGAACAGATCTGGCGCGGCAACTGGGAATGGGCAATCTACAATCTCGACGATGTGCCGTCTGCCATACAGATGGCTAATCGAGGCATGCACTACCTAGAAACCAACCAAATCGGCACCTTAATGCGGCATGACGGATTGGCAAATCGTCGGCCAAAAACACCTTGA
- the mscL gene encoding large conductance mechanosensitive channel protein MscL, with product MLKEFKEFAMKGNFVDMAVGIVIGAAFSTIVKSFVDDIIMPMVGYVTGGVDFSDLFVVIDNPVEGATYTTLEAASEAGAVTVNYGVFINAVVTFLIVAFVLFMVIKGMNKAKAAMEEEKAAAPAEPSAEVKLLTEIRDQLAKQ from the coding sequence ATGCTAAAAGAGTTTAAAGAATTTGCGATGAAGGGTAACTTTGTCGATATGGCCGTCGGTATCGTGATCGGTGCCGCATTCAGTACTATCGTCAAGTCGTTCGTAGACGACATCATTATGCCTATGGTTGGCTATGTGACCGGTGGCGTTGATTTTAGTGATTTATTCGTGGTGATCGACAATCCAGTGGAAGGCGCCACGTACACTACCTTAGAAGCCGCTTCAGAGGCCGGAGCTGTCACGGTGAATTACGGCGTGTTCATTAATGCCGTCGTCACGTTTCTGATCGTGGCTTTCGTGCTGTTCATGGTAATCAAGGGTATGAACAAAGCCAAAGCGGCAATGGAAGAAGAGAAAGCCGCAGCGCCTGCGGAGCCTTCAGCGGAAGTTAAGTTGTTGACTGAAATCCGCGACCAGTTGGCGAAACAGTAG